The following DNA comes from Longimicrobium sp..
CCGTGGCGCACGCGGTGCACCCTGCCCCACTCCACGTCCACCCCGCCCCACTTGCGCTTCGTCTCCGCCACGGCCCAGGTGAAGGCTTCCACGGCGCGGGCGCCGTCGGCCAGGCCGTGCGGGGTGGCCATGGGCTCGGCGGCGGTCCAGGGGCGCCGGAAGAGCGCCTCGGCGGGCGCGGGGAAGCCCACGGATGCGGCGGTGGGGCGCGCCTGCGGGGCCGTCCTCACGTAGCGCCACCACCAGGTCTCGAAGAGGAGCCCGCCCCGGCTCTCCGCCGCCACCGTGTTGTCCCACCGCTCCAGCACCGCGACGGCGTCCGCCAGCTCGCCTGTGGGCGCGGTGGCGCGCACGGCCTTCACCAGGTCTTCCTTGACGCGGTCGGCCAGGATCATCCGCATGCTGTGCTTCATGCGGATCACGTCTTCCAGCGTCACCTTGCGCGTGTTGTGGAGGAGCTCCAGCGAGTGCTGGCTGCGCAGCCGCAGCTCCACGTCCGGAAAGTTGGCGGGGTAGCGGCTTCGTGGCAGCGGCTCGTAGAGGTTGGTGAGGTACGGCGGATCGTTCTCGTTGTGCACGTAGCCGCCGCGCGGGTTGAGCACCTGCGGCAGCGAGTCGAAGGGAACCACCTTGGTCCAGACCTCGGAGCTGCGCGACGCGGGCACCGCGGCCGTGTCGCCGCCGGAGGGGTGCGGAAGGGAGGGGAGGGTGGCGTTCCACACGTAGAAGATGTTCCCGTCGCGGTCCGCGTAGGTCAGGTTGGAGGTGACACGCGCGCGCATCTTCATCGCGTTCGTCCACTCCGTCCGATTTCGTGCACGCATCATCTTCAGGAACTGCTCGCCGCCGCGGAACTCGTCCTCCCCCGCCGCGCGCAGGACGTACACCTTGCCCCCGCCGCGATGGACGACCGGGCCCAGCGGCGAGCTCCAGGTGTCGCGCGTCTCGCGGCCGATGCCGGGGCCGTTGCGGAAGTCGATCGTCTCCTCGATGCGGCGCAGGGGGACCGAGGCGCCGTCGAAGAGGTAGTGGTCGGGGCGGGCGGGGTCCACGTCCAGGGCGTAGACCTCCTCCAGGTCGGGGGCGTTGTTGGTGGTGGCCCAGCCCAGGTACGGGTTGAAGCCGCCCACCAGCACGATGGGGCCGCCCAGCCGGAAGTCGCCGTAGAAGTCCATGGCGCCGGGAACGGTCACGTGCGCCTCGTAATAGCCGGCGGACCAGGCGAGGTGCGGGTTGCGCAGCAGGATGGCGCGGCCGGATCGCGTGCGGCTCGGCGCCAGCGCCCACGCGTTGGAGCCGTCCTCGGATGCGGCCGGCGCGGCGGCATCGCGGCGGGGCGGGACGCCGCGCAGGCGGTCGACCAGGCGGCCCAGGCCGGGGGTGCCGGGGCTGCCCATCCCCTGCGCGTGCACGTCGGCGCCGGTGAAGGCGGGGCGCACCCACGACGGCACCTCCGCCGCGTGCAGCTCCAGGTAGCGGTTCACGCCGGCGGCGAAGCCCTCGTACATGTCGCGCGTGTCCTGCTCCAGCAGCGGGAGCGTGGCCACGGCGCGGCGGTGCACGGGGCGGTAGGCGAAGTCCGAGTCCAGGCTGTCCGCGCCGAAGTGGAGGGCCAGCTCGCCGCGCGCGCGCACCAGCCCCATGACGATGCGCGGGGCGTGGTCCTCCATCTGCACCCACCCCAGCGCAAAGCCGGCGGCACGGAAGTTCTCCGCGCGGATGTGGGGGACGCCGTACGCGGTGCGGCGGATCTCGACCTGCCGGGCCAGCTCCGCCTGCGCGCCGGCGGCCGGCGCGTACGCGGCCAGGGCGACAACGACCAACGCTCGCAGCTTCATCCGTCATCCCGGTTTCGAGAGCCCGCGCCGCGGCACTTGTGCGCCGCCCGGCCGCCCCGCATCATCAAGCAACATCCAACTTTCTCGCGAATATACCCCGGCGCCCCTGACGCACAAGGACGCGCCGGCGACTCCCCGGAGCCCGTGCCAATGCGCCTCAGCAACCTGCAGCGGCGGGGCCTCGCGGCGGGCATCCTCCTCGCCTCCGTCGCGCTGCCGCTGCGCGCGCAGGGCGGCTACGACGTCATCATCCGCAACGGCCGCGTGCTGGACGGCACCGGCAACCCGTGGTACCGCGCGGACGTGGCGCTGCGCGGCGGGCGCATCGCGGCCATCGGAGACCTGGCGGGGGCGCGGGCGGCGCGCGAGATCGACGCGTCGGGGCTGTACGTGGCGCCCGGCTTCATCGACGTGCACACCCACGCCGGCGAGGGGCTCGCCACCCCCGCGCTCAGCCACGGACGCCCGCTCCTGGCGCAGGGGATCACCACTGTCCTGGTGAACCCGGACGGCGGCGGGGCGACGGACATCGCCCGGCAGCGCGCGGCGTTCGAGGCCGCGGGCATCGGGGTGAACGTGGCGCAGATGGTACCGCACGGCTCCGTTCGCCAGCGGGTGATGGGGATGGCGGACCGCGCGCCCACCCCCGCGGAGATGGAGCAGATGCGCGCCCTGGTGCGGGCGGGGATGGAGGAGGGCGCCTTCGGCATCTCCACCGGGCCGTGGTACGCGCCGGGGAGCTTCGCGAAGACGGAGGAGCTGATCGACCTCTCCAAGATCGTGGCGGGGTACGGCGGGGCGTACAGCAGCCACATCCGCGACGAGGCGGACTACACCGTGGGGCTGGTGGCGGCGGTGGACGAGGTGATCCGCATCGGGCGCGAGGCGCGGCTGCGCGTGGTGGCCACGCACCTCAAGGCGCTGGGGCCGCGCGTGTGGGGCTACTCCGCCGCGCTGGTGAGCCGCATCGACCGGGCGCGCGCCGAGGGGGTGGAGGTCTTCGCGGACCAGTACCCCTACACCGCCTCCGCCACCTCACTGAGCGGCGCGCTCGTCCCCCGCTGGGCGCTGGCGGGCGGAGACAGCGCCCTGCGCCGCCGCATCGGCGACCCGGCCGAGGGGGCGCGGCTGCGGGCGGAGCTGCTGGAGAGCCTGGACCGGCGCGGCGGCGCGGATCGCATCCAGTTCCGCCGCCACCGCCCCGACCCCACCATCGAGGGAAAAACGCTGCAGTGGGTGGCCGAGCGCGGGCGCGTGCAGCCGGTGGACGCCGTGCTCGCCCTCCTGCGCGAGGGGAACCCCGGCGTCGTATCCTTCAACATGCTGGACGAGGACGTGGACCGGCTGATGCGGCAGCCGTGGATGATGACATCCTCCGACGGCGACCTGGTGCCGATGGGCGAGGGGGTGCCGCACCCGCGCTCGTACGGCACCTACCCGCGCAAGATCCGCGAGTACGTGGTGGAGCGCGGGGTGATCGACCTGGCGTCGGCCGTGCGCAGCATGACCTCGCTCCCCGCCACCGTCTTCCGCATCCCCGACCGCGGCGTGCTGCGCGAGGGCGCCGTGGCGGACGTGGTGGTGTTCGACCTGGCGCGCGTAAACGATCCCGCCACCTTCAGCGACCCGCACCGGCTGGCCGAGGGGATGGTGCACGTCTTCGTCAACGGCGGCGAAGCTATCCGCGATGGCCGCTTCGGCGCCGCGCCGCACGGGCGCGTCCTTTCCCTCGCCCGCCGCGCGCAGACGCCATGAGGTGAAGACTCTTGCGCCCCGCCCGAACGGCGTCTATGCTCCGCGCGGGCGTGGCTGGAAACGTTTGAACAGCGCCCCTCACACCGATGGCTCCCCGCCGCCCGGCGGGTCCCCCCCTGGACCGCGGATCGTCCCACCCCGCCGGAACGGCACCCCTCGCAGGCCCCTGGTGGGCCCCGGCCGGCTCAGCACTCCCCAAGGAGGTGTTTCAGCATGAGAATCGCTCGTTTTCTCCGCGCGTGCGCGGTCGCGTCGCTGTTCTGCGTGCTGGGCGCGGGCGCGGCGGCGGCGCAGCAGGGCACCATCACCGGCCGCGTGACCGACGCCCGCACCAGCCAGCCGGTGCCCTCGGCGCAGGTGCGCGTGGTGGGGAGCAACCAGATGGCGCTCACCAACGCCGAGGGGCGCTACACGCTCCGCGGGGTCGCGCCCGGCGCGGCCAGCGTGCGCGTGCTGGTGATCGGCTACTCCGAGCGCAGCCAGCAGGTGACGGTGGTTCCCGGCGAGCCGGCGACGCTGGACTTCGCGCTGCAGCCCTCCGCCATCTCGCTGGCCCCCGTGGTGGTGACCGCCACCGGCGAGCAGCGCCGCACCGAGGTGGGCAACGCCATCGCCGAGGTGCCCGCCGCCGAGCTGGTGAGGACTTCCGCGGTGAGCAACGTGGGCGACCTGCTGACGGCCCGGGCCCCGGGCGTTACCGTGACGCCGGGCACGCAGACGGGCGCCGGCGTGCGCGTGCGCATCCGCGGCACCAGCTCGCTCTCGCTCACCAACAACCCGATCTACGTGATCGACGGCGTGCGCGTGGAGGGCTCCACCGGCTCCAGCACGGTGAGCGTCGGCGGCACGCTGCCCAGCCGCATCGGCGACCTGAACCCGGAAGAGATCCAGTCAATGGAGATCGTGCGCGGTCCGTCGGCGGCGACGCTGTACGGCACCGACGCGGCCAACGGGGTGATCGTCATCACCACCAAGCGCGGGGTGGCAGGGCGCACGCAGTGGAGCTACTACACGGAGCAGACGGCGATCCGCGACCGCAACGACTACCCGAACGCGTACTACGGGTGGCGGGCCACCTCCACGCCCACCAATGGCGTGCAGTGCTTCCTCAGCCAGGTTGCCAGCGGCGCGTGCACGCAGGACAGCGTCACCGTATACAACCCCACCAAGGACCGCGAGAGCACCCCCTTTGGCGCGGGCTACCGGCAGCAGCACGGGCTGCAGCTTCGCGGCGGGAGCGAGGCGGTGCGCTTCTTCCTTCACGGCGAGTGGGAAGACGAGGATGGCGTGACGCAGGTGCCGCGGTTCGAGCGCCGATACCTGGCCTCGCGCGGCCTGTCGCTCCTCCCCGAGCAGGAGAGCCCCAACCGGCTCACCCGCGTCACCACGCGCGCCAACCTCAACTTCACCCTGCCGCACAACGCGGACGTAGCGGTGAACGCGGGGTACACGTCGCAGGACCTGCGGCTGCCGCGCAGCGACGACAGCGGCACGCCGGGGATCGCGGCCAACATCTACGGCGGGCCCGGCTTCCGCTACAACACCAACGCCGCGGGCGACACGCTGTTCGGATGGCGCGAGTTCACGCCGCGCACCATCTACCAGGCGGTGACCAACCAGTCCATCGAGCGGCTGATCGGCTCGGTGAACGGCAACTGGCGCCCGCAGGGGTGGCTGGCGCTGCGCGGCAACGCGGGGCTGGACTACACCAACCGCACGGACACGCAGCTCTGCCGCCTGGCCGAGTGCCCCAGCACCACGGACCGGCAGGGCTTCAAGGTAGACAACCGCACCAACTTCTTTTTGTACACGCTGGACGGCGCGGGCACGGCCACGCGGCGGTTCAGCGACCGGATCGAGTCGCAGACGACGCTGGGCGTGCAGTTCTACCGCAACATCTTCGACCGCAACGGCGCCAGCGGCACCCAGCTTCCGCCGGGAGCCACCACGGTGACGGCGGGTGCCATCAAGGCGGCCGACGAGTCGAACAACGAGAGCCGCACGCTGGGCGGCTACGTGGAGCAGCGCCTTTCGCTCAACGACCGGCTCTTCGTGACGGGCGGCCTGCGCTCGGACCGCAACAGCGCGTTCGGCGCGGACTTCGAGCGCGTGTACTACCCCAAGCTCTCGGCGTCGTGGGTCGTATCCGACGAGCCGTTCTTCCCCACGCCCACCTTCCTGGGCCAGCTGCGGCTGCGGGCGGCGTACGGCGCGTCCGGCGTGCAGCCCGGCACCACCGACGCGGCGCCGTACTTCTCGGCCACGCGCGCGCTGGGCGAGAGCGGCGAGGTGCCTGGCGTGGTGTTCAGCGCCATCGGCAACTCCGACCTCAAGCCGGAGCGCTCCACCGAGCTGGAGCTGGGGATCGACGGCCGCTTCTGGAACGAGCGCATCTCCACCGAGCTGACGTACTACGACAAGTCGTCCAGGGACGCGCTGATCGAGCGCGTGCTGCCGCCGTCGCTGGGCACCGGCCTCACGGTGCGCTTCGAGAACCTGGGCGAGGTGCGCAACTGGGGGTGGGAGGCGCTGGTCAACGCGCGCATCGTGCAGGCCTCCGCCTTCAACTGGGACCTGACGCTGAACGGCACCACCAACAGCAACGAGCTGATCACGTTGGGCGGGGTGCCCACCATCATCAGCAGCAGCACGCTGCGGCAGGCCGAGGGCTACCCGCTCAACGGCTGGTGGTCGCGTCCGCTGAAGAGCTACGAAGACAAGGACGGCGACGGGATCATCGAGTACAACGACAACCCCACGCTCAGCGAGATCGTGGTGGGCGACACCGCCGAGTTCCACGGCTACTCGTCGCCGCGCAGGGAGCTCTCCGTCACCAACGGCTTCGAGCTGTGGAACCGCCTGCGCCTTTCCGCGCTGGTGGACTACAAGGGCGGGCACCTGGTGTACAACAACACGGAGCGCATCCGCTGCGCCAGCCGCAACAATTGCGAGAGCCTGGTGGACCGCAACGCGCCACTGGCGGACCAGGCGCGCACCGTGGCGGTGCGGCAGCACCCCAGCCGCACGGTGGCCGGCTTCTTTGAGCCGGGCGACTTCGTGCGCCTGCGCGAGCTCTCGCTCAGCTTCAGCGCGCCGGACCGCTGGGCCTCGCGCTTCCTCCACAGCCGCGACGTGACGGCCACGCTGGCCGCGCGCAACGTGGGGATCCTGTGGACCAGGTACTCGGGCGTCGACCCGGAGGCGTTCGGCAGCACGGCCGACGCGCCCTCGTCGTTCCAGGCCTTCGCTCCGCCCACCTACTTCACCTTCCGCCTGAACCTCGGCTTCTAGGATGACGAATCGGATGAAATCAAGGACCGGGTCCGGCCGCGCGTGGCTGCGCGGCGCGGCCCGGCTGGCGGCCTGCGTGGTGATGGCGGCCGGAATCGCCGGGTGCGACTCGGAGCTCCTTACCGTGAACGACCCGGACATCATCGACCCCTCCGACGTGCAGTCGGCGGCGGGGGCTGAGGCGGTGCGCGTGGGCGCCCTGGCACGGCTGGGCACCGCCACCAGCGGCGGCGGCGACGTCACCGACAACCTCTTCCTGCTGGGCGGCCTCTTCGCCGACGAGTGGATCAACGGCGACTCGTTCATCGCGCGGCAGGAGATCGACCAGCGGGTGATCACGCCGGAGAACAACTTCCTGACGGCGAGCAGCCGCACCCTGAACCGGGCGCGGCTGAGCGCGGAGCAGGCGGTGGCGCTGCTGGCGGAGTTCAATCCCGGCGCGCCGGGGTGGCAGGTGGCGGAGATGCACTTCGTGCAGGCGTACACCGTCAACCTGCTGGCCGAGCACCTGTGCAGCGGGCTCATCTTCAGCACGGTGGTGGACGGTCGCGAGCAGTACGGCGCCCCCATCACCACCGAGGAGGCGTACGCGCGCGCCCTGGCCAGCACCGAGGCGGGGCTGGCCCTCCTCCCGGCGTCGGCGAACACGGCCAACGACGTGCGGGTGCGCTCCGCGCTGCAGGTGACGCGCGGCCGCATCCTGATGAACCTCAACCGCCCGGCCGACGCGGCGACGGCGGTGGCGGGGGTGGCGACCAGCTTCCGCTACCAGATCCTCCACTCGCTGGCGACGGAGTCCAACTACAACGTCATCGCCACGCGCAACAACGTGGACCGCCGCTACAGCGTGGGGAACAACGAGGGCGGCAACGGGCTCAACTTCGCCACCGCCGGCGACCCGCGCGTGCCGGTGTGCGTGGGCAACGACACGGCGTGCCGCGCCATCGGCGTGACCAACGCCCGCCGCGACGACCTGCTGCAGCCCTTCCACGTGCAGATGATCTGGCCGACGCGCGACAGTCCCGTGACCATCGTGGGCGGGATCGAGGCGCGGATGATCGAGGCGGAGGCCCAGCTCCGCGCTGGGAGCACGGCGTACCTCACCACGCTGAACGCGGCGCGGACGACGGTTCCGGGGCTGGCGCCGCTCGTGCTGCCGGCCACGTCGGCCGGGCGGGTGGACCAGATTTTCCGCGAGCGGGCGTTCTGGCTCTTTAGCCGAGGGCACCGTGTGGGCGACCTGCGCCGCCTGATCCGGCAGTACGGGCGCGCCAGCGAGACCGTCTTCCCGACGGGCGCGTGGCACAAGAACGATGCGAAGTACGGCCCCGACGTCACCATCCCCGTGCCGGCCGCCGAGGCGAACAACCCCACCCCCGGCAGCGGCGTCTGCCTGAGCCGCGCAGCCTGACCCGCGGTTCCATCTGACACACCGAAGGGCCCGGCCAGTCGCGCCGGGCCCTTCGTTCGTTCATGCACCCAAACAGCAGTCTCACGCGGAGACGCGGAGACGCGGGGAGAGCAAAGCAGTTCTCTCTCTGCGCCTCCGCGTCTCCGCGTGAGGCCATGCAGTTGCTTTTATACCGCCCTCAATGCGCCACCGACGCGCGGAAACGTTTTCGTGGCGCGGCGCGTGCTGGTGCGTCGGGCCGGCACACGCAACCTACCCGAGAACGCCGTACGAGGCCGATGAGCACCACGCCCGAGACCAACCCCCTCCTGCAGGACGAACCGCTCCCCATCCCCTTCCACCGCATCCGGGCGGAGCACGTGGGCCCCGGCATACGGGCCGCGCTGGCCCGCGCGGAGGCGGAGCTGGCCGCGCTGGTGGCCGCCCCGGGCGAGCGGACGTACACCAACACCGTCGGGCGGCTGGAGGAGATCACCGAGCGGCTTTCGCGCGCCATCCGCCCCGCGTCCGTGCTGGTGGGGCTGATGAACACGCCCGAGATCCGGGAGGCGTACGACACCGTACTTCCCGAGTTTTCCGCCTTTTTCGCCCGCATCGCCCTCAACGGCGAGCTGTGGCGCGCGGTCAAGGCCGCCGCGGAGTCGCCCGAGGTGGCAACTCTCGACCGCGTGCGCCGCCGGCACCTGGAGAAGACGGTGCGCGCCTTCGTCCGCGCCGGCGCGGACCTGGGGCCGGCGGAGAAGGAGCGCGTGGAGGCGCTGCGCGTGGAGCTCTCGCGCCTCCAGACCGAGTTCTCCAACCACGTGCTCGACTCCACCAACGCGTGGGAGATGGTGCTGAACGACCAGGCGGAGCTGGCGGGGCTCCCGGAGTCCGCGCTGACGCAGGCGCGCGCAGCGGCCCAGGCGCGCGGGGTGGAGGGGTGGCGCTTCACGCTGCACCAGCCGTCGGTGCAGCCCTTTCTGCAGTACGCGGAGCGGCGCGACCTGCGCCAGCGGATCCACCAGGCGTACAGCAACCGCGCTGCCGATGCGCCGTACGACAACCGTCCGCTGGTTGGGCGCATCCTGGCGCTGCGTCGCGAGCTGGCGCAGCTCCTGGGCTTCCGCGACTGGGCGGACTACGAGCTGGAAGAGGCGATGGCCCGCAGCGGCGAGCGCGCCATGGCCTTCGAAGAGGACCTCACCGCGCGCACCCGCCCCTTCTGGGAGCGCGAGATCGCGGCGCTCGAGGAGTTCGCGCGCGACGAGCTGGGCCTCGACCCCCTGCAGCCGTGGGACGTCGCCTTCGCCACCGAGCAGATGCGGCGCGCTCGCTTCGACCTGGATGCGGAGGAGGTGCGCCCGTACTTCCCCATGGACCGCGTGCAGGACGGCCTCTTCGAGCTGGCGCGCCGCCTCTTCGGCGTCACGGTGAAGGAACGGCGGGTGGAGGAGGTGTGGCACCCCGAGGTGAAGTACTACGACGCCTTCGACGAGAGCGGCTTGCGGCTGGGCGGCTTCTACACCGACTGGCACCCGCGCGAGAGCAAGCGCGGCGGCGCCTGGATGAACGGCGTCGTGCTCGGCGGCCCGCGCCCCGGCGGCGGGTGGGACGAGCACCTGGCGATGATCGTGGGGAACATGAGCCCCCCCGAGGGTGACCGCCCCGCGCTCCTCACCCACCGCGAGGTGGAGACGGTGTTCCACGAGTTCGGCCACCTCCTGCACCACCTCCTCTCACGCGTGGAGGTGCGCGAGCTGGGCGGGACGCGCGTGCCCACCGACTGGGTGGAGCTCCCCTCGCAGATCATGGAGAACTGGACGTGGGAGCGCCCCGCTCTGGAGCTCTTCGCCCGCCACTGGCAGACGGGTGAGCCGATCCCGGACGAGCTGTTCGCCAAGATGAAGGCGGCGCGCACCTTCATGGCCGCTTCGTTCCAGATGCGGCAGCTCTCCTTCGGCACGCTGGACCTGGACCTCCACGTCCGCTTCGACCCGGTGCACGGCGGCGACCCCATCGCCCGATCGCGCGAGGTGCTGGCGCGCTTCCACCCGCGCCCCGACTTCGCGAACGACCATTTCGTCGCGGGCTTCACCCACATCTTCGCGGGCGGCTACGCGGCCGGCTACTACAGCTACCTGTGGAGCGAGGTGCTGGACGCCGACGCCTTCTCCCGCTTCGAGCGCGAGGGCCTCTTCAGCCGCGAGGCGGGGAGCGCCTTCGTCCGATCCGTCCTCTCCCGGGGCGACGACACCGACCCCGCCGAGCTCTTTCGCGAGTTCATGGGCCGCGACCCCGACCCGGACGCCCTGCTGCGGCGGAACCTGGGGGCGGTGGGGTAGGAGACCGCGG
Coding sequences within:
- a CDS encoding penicillin acylase family protein, yielding MKLRALVVVALAAYAPAAGAQAELARQVEIRRTAYGVPHIRAENFRAAGFALGWVQMEDHAPRIVMGLVRARGELALHFGADSLDSDFAYRPVHRRAVATLPLLEQDTRDMYEGFAAGVNRYLELHAAEVPSWVRPAFTGADVHAQGMGSPGTPGLGRLVDRLRGVPPRRDAAAPAASEDGSNAWALAPSRTRSGRAILLRNPHLAWSAGYYEAHVTVPGAMDFYGDFRLGGPIVLVGGFNPYLGWATTNNAPDLEEVYALDVDPARPDHYLFDGASVPLRRIEETIDFRNGPGIGRETRDTWSSPLGPVVHRGGGKVYVLRAAGEDEFRGGEQFLKMMRARNRTEWTNAMKMRARVTSNLTYADRDGNIFYVWNATLPSLPHPSGGDTAAVPASRSSEVWTKVVPFDSLPQVLNPRGGYVHNENDPPYLTNLYEPLPRSRYPANFPDVELRLRSQHSLELLHNTRKVTLEDVIRMKHSMRMILADRVKEDLVKAVRATAPTGELADAVAVLERWDNTVAAESRGGLLFETWWWRYVRTAPQARPTAASVGFPAPAEALFRRPWTAAEPMATPHGLADGARAVEAFTWAVAETKRKWGGVDVEWGRVHRVRHGSVDVPVGGCSGLMGCFRVLGYREEADGTRTAVTGDGWVLAVEFTTPVRAYSVLAYGQSSRPGSPHLDDQAAMFAANRMKPVAFTDADIERATIRRYRPGLEPESR
- a CDS encoding D-aminoacylase, with translation MRLSNLQRRGLAAGILLASVALPLRAQGGYDVIIRNGRVLDGTGNPWYRADVALRGGRIAAIGDLAGARAAREIDASGLYVAPGFIDVHTHAGEGLATPALSHGRPLLAQGITTVLVNPDGGGATDIARQRAAFEAAGIGVNVAQMVPHGSVRQRVMGMADRAPTPAEMEQMRALVRAGMEEGAFGISTGPWYAPGSFAKTEELIDLSKIVAGYGGAYSSHIRDEADYTVGLVAAVDEVIRIGREARLRVVATHLKALGPRVWGYSAALVSRIDRARAEGVEVFADQYPYTASATSLSGALVPRWALAGGDSALRRRIGDPAEGARLRAELLESLDRRGGADRIQFRRHRPDPTIEGKTLQWVAERGRVQPVDAVLALLREGNPGVVSFNMLDEDVDRLMRQPWMMTSSDGDLVPMGEGVPHPRSYGTYPRKIREYVVERGVIDLASAVRSMTSLPATVFRIPDRGVLREGAVADVVVFDLARVNDPATFSDPHRLAEGMVHVFVNGGEAIRDGRFGAAPHGRVLSLARRAQTP
- a CDS encoding SusC/RagA family TonB-linked outer membrane protein — translated: MRIARFLRACAVASLFCVLGAGAAAAQQGTITGRVTDARTSQPVPSAQVRVVGSNQMALTNAEGRYTLRGVAPGAASVRVLVIGYSERSQQVTVVPGEPATLDFALQPSAISLAPVVVTATGEQRRTEVGNAIAEVPAAELVRTSAVSNVGDLLTARAPGVTVTPGTQTGAGVRVRIRGTSSLSLTNNPIYVIDGVRVEGSTGSSTVSVGGTLPSRIGDLNPEEIQSMEIVRGPSAATLYGTDAANGVIVITTKRGVAGRTQWSYYTEQTAIRDRNDYPNAYYGWRATSTPTNGVQCFLSQVASGACTQDSVTVYNPTKDRESTPFGAGYRQQHGLQLRGGSEAVRFFLHGEWEDEDGVTQVPRFERRYLASRGLSLLPEQESPNRLTRVTTRANLNFTLPHNADVAVNAGYTSQDLRLPRSDDSGTPGIAANIYGGPGFRYNTNAAGDTLFGWREFTPRTIYQAVTNQSIERLIGSVNGNWRPQGWLALRGNAGLDYTNRTDTQLCRLAECPSTTDRQGFKVDNRTNFFLYTLDGAGTATRRFSDRIESQTTLGVQFYRNIFDRNGASGTQLPPGATTVTAGAIKAADESNNESRTLGGYVEQRLSLNDRLFVTGGLRSDRNSAFGADFERVYYPKLSASWVVSDEPFFPTPTFLGQLRLRAAYGASGVQPGTTDAAPYFSATRALGESGEVPGVVFSAIGNSDLKPERSTELELGIDGRFWNERISTELTYYDKSSRDALIERVLPPSLGTGLTVRFENLGEVRNWGWEALVNARIVQASAFNWDLTLNGTTNSNELITLGGVPTIISSSTLRQAEGYPLNGWWSRPLKSYEDKDGDGIIEYNDNPTLSEIVVGDTAEFHGYSSPRRELSVTNGFELWNRLRLSALVDYKGGHLVYNNTERIRCASRNNCESLVDRNAPLADQARTVAVRQHPSRTVAGFFEPGDFVRLRELSLSFSAPDRWASRFLHSRDVTATLAARNVGILWTRYSGVDPEAFGSTADAPSSFQAFAPPTYFTFRLNLGF
- a CDS encoding M3 family metallopeptidase, translating into MSTTPETNPLLQDEPLPIPFHRIRAEHVGPGIRAALARAEAELAALVAAPGERTYTNTVGRLEEITERLSRAIRPASVLVGLMNTPEIREAYDTVLPEFSAFFARIALNGELWRAVKAAAESPEVATLDRVRRRHLEKTVRAFVRAGADLGPAEKERVEALRVELSRLQTEFSNHVLDSTNAWEMVLNDQAELAGLPESALTQARAAAQARGVEGWRFTLHQPSVQPFLQYAERRDLRQRIHQAYSNRAADAPYDNRPLVGRILALRRELAQLLGFRDWADYELEEAMARSGERAMAFEEDLTARTRPFWEREIAALEEFARDELGLDPLQPWDVAFATEQMRRARFDLDAEEVRPYFPMDRVQDGLFELARRLFGVTVKERRVEEVWHPEVKYYDAFDESGLRLGGFYTDWHPRESKRGGAWMNGVVLGGPRPGGGWDEHLAMIVGNMSPPEGDRPALLTHREVETVFHEFGHLLHHLLSRVEVRELGGTRVPTDWVELPSQIMENWTWERPALELFARHWQTGEPIPDELFAKMKAARTFMAASFQMRQLSFGTLDLDLHVRFDPVHGGDPIARSREVLARFHPRPDFANDHFVAGFTHIFAGGYAAGYYSYLWSEVLDADAFSRFEREGLFSREAGSAFVRSVLSRGDDTDPAELFREFMGRDPDPDALLRRNLGAVG